The following proteins are encoded in a genomic region of Diadema setosum chromosome 10, eeDiaSeto1, whole genome shotgun sequence:
- the LOC140234052 gene encoding uncharacterized protein: MSSLEQAGTKSLQCPLCIDLLKTPKLLSCAHTFCTDCLCLLQASSGNPNHISCPFCRQKTEVKDGNVSNLKTNLQVQSLVDEMAGAIQVCTICDSEERPNAKTYCQNCMAYMCNGCHVKHGKWPSHTGHQVVTVEDIKQGRAHIKKKVLCPSHDQDEGEQYCSDVCLDCLKIMCMRCRMLDHQPKAHKVLSNAQYSKQRLEEMNGLNKQSKVYKDDLETFIENVSQKRTNAIAHIEDKMKEINKTYNEYVRKLTMRKEKLIRQLEEQKTEAEQKFKDILDDTKRHISRIKGCTELANKSLKALLEGETIAMHQSLFHELKCAIGKDKPGLTNASSLEARVKCIRFQSNTSTNELNLGKLQRVEWKKVPEKELHKKDCMNKMVETPTSQMAVGSRFGGVYYYTRNGELSPTCGHKHIRIRKLGYLSDGCCIIVDTSNNISLFAVNGEKCDVEFDTLTDSEGGFCEVSVDGEDRIYASYRKAHLIKVFMKSGGKAVREIPCKDYEPRQHYTLKSNKELVVLTHSNSVAVINESGTFKSAVRKDGDIYSAYPAVCSDGSILIAWVNKTENLLSIDHYTSDLKHKETLFDDQRVDIPEREWFYLQQFKTTGDIAFCTPDKLYIFHKSTIEL, from the coding sequence ATGTCTTCATTGGAACAAGCTGGGACGAAAAGTCTCCAATGTCCACTGTGTATCGATCTTCTGAAAACACCAAAACTTCTGTCATGCGCTCACACTTTCTGCACTGACTGCCTCTGTCTCCTTCAAGCTTCAAGCGGGAATCCCAATCACATTTCCTGTCCATTCTGCCGCCAGAAGACGGAGGTGAAAGACGGGAATGTATCGAACCTGAAGACTAACCTTCAGGTCCAGTCTTTGGTAGATGAGATGGCAGGAGCCATTCAGGTATGCACGATATGTGATTCTGAGGAACGCCCCAATGCGAAGACCTACTGCCAAAATTGCATGGCGTACATGTGTAATGGATGTCACGTAAAACACGGAAAGTGGCCTTCACACACTGGCCATCAGGTCGTCACCGTTGAAGACATCAAACAAGGGAGGGCGCACATCAAAAAGAAGGTTTTATGTCCTAGTCATGACCAGGACGAAGGAGAGCAGTACTGTTCAGATGTCTGCCTTGATTGCCTGAAGATCATGTGTATGAGGTGTCGAATGCTGGATCACCAGCCGAAGGCTCACAAAGTCTTGAGCAATGCCCAGTACAGCAAACAGAGATTAGAAGAAATGAATGGActaaataaacaaagtaaagtttATAAAGATGATTTAGAAACTTTCATCGAGAATGTAAGTCAGAAGAGAACAAACGCCATCGCACATATcgaagataaaatgaaggaaatcAATAAGACTTACAACGAATATGTGAGGAAACTGACGATGAGGAAGGAGAAACTGATTCGACAACTTGAGGAACAGAAGACAGAGGCAGAACAAAAATTCAAGGATATATTGGATGATACTAAGAGGCATATTTCAAGAATCAAAGGTTGCACGGAGTTGGCAAACAAGAGTTTAAAGGCACTGCTAGAGGGAGAAACAATTGCGATGCACCAGTCACTTTTCCACGAATTGAAGTGTGCGATTGGAAAAGATAAACCAGGTCTGACTAACGCCAGTTCTCTAGAGGCACGTGTAAAATGTATTCGATTTCAGTCAAACACATCAACCAACGAGCTCAATCTTGGTAAACTTCAGAGAGTAGAGTGGAAAAAGGTCCCCGAGAAAGAGCTTCACAAGAAGGATTGTATGAACAAAATGGTTGAAACACCGACCAGTCAGATGGCCGTAGGATCTCGCTTCGGTGGGGTTTATTATTATACGCGCAACGGCGAGCTATCACCGACATGTGGTCACAAGCACATACGAATCAGAAAGTTGGGGTATCTCTCAGATGGTTGCTGCATCATTGTTGACACGTCAAACAATATATCACTTTTTGCTGTAAACGGTGAAAAATGTGACGTAGAATTTGACACTTTGACAGACAGTGAGGGTGGATTTTGCGAAGTTTCGGTAGACGGTGAAGATCGCATTTATGCCAGCTACAGGAAAGCTCATCTGATCAAAGTTTTCATGAAGTCAGGTGGGAAGGCAGTGCGTGAGATACCCTGCAAAGACTACGAACCTCGACAACACTACACGTTGAAATCAAACAAGGAGCTTGTCGTGCTAACCCATTCTAATTCTGTGGCAGTAATCAATGAGTCCGGTACGTTTAAGAGCGCTGTCAGGAAGGATGGCGACATCTATTCTGCCTATCCAGCAGTTTGCAGCGATGGCTCCATCTTGATAGCCTGGGTTAATAAGACAGAAAATCTACTCAGCATCGATCATTACACCAGTGACCTGAAGCACAAGGAAACACTCTTTGATGATCAGCGCGTTGACATCCCTGAACGTGAATGGTTCTACCTGCAGCAATTTAAAACTACAGGGGACATCGCTTTCTGCACGCCCGACAAACTCTACATTTTCCACAAATCAACCATCGAATTgtaa